The following nucleotide sequence is from Lacinutrix sp. Hel_I_90.
GCTAATGCGATTACATACTTTTTTGTCTTCATAATAATAGGGATTTTAAATAATTAGTTATTTAATTAAATATATTTAAATCCTTAAAACGTATTATGACTTAACGTTAAAAAAAAGTTAAAAACGTCTTTTTTTTAAGTTCTCATTACGGACAAAACCGTATTCGCGTTAAAAATACACTTTTTTACCTTAAAAAAAGAGCAGGTACAAAAACATATTTAACCTGTAAGTGTAAGATTTCTTTCTTCTGTTTTTTCTGAAGTGATTTTTATAATATGATAATCTTCTAATAAAAGAGGGGTAATGATTTCTGGCCATTCAATTAGTAGCCAGGCATCTCTATTTAGGTAGTCTTCAATACCAAAATCATATAATTCTTCTTCTGTTTCTACTCTGTATAAATCAAAATGATAAATAATAGTTTCATCTACCCGATATTCATTTACCAATGAAAATGTTGGACTACTTACAGTATCATTACTTCCTAAAGTCTTGACAATAGCTTTTATAAGCGTGGTTTTTCCCATACCCATTTCTGCATCGAATAATAAAACTTTAGAAGTTGATTTTTCAATAATTTTCTTAGCTACTTGATTTAATTCGTCTAGTGTATAAGTAATTTGCACGGTTTTTATTTTGTTACGAAAATAAGAAAATTGCTTTAATATAAATCTTAATATCAAGCCCTAAATTTATAGCTAAAAGGGTATTGTTCTAGTATTTTTATTTGGGATTTAAAACCACAAAGGGAATAATCATTTCTTCTAATGAGACGCCACCATGCTGATAGGTATTTCTAAAATAACTGACATAATGGTTATAATTGTTAGGGTAAGCAAAAAACAAATCACTTTTCGCAAAAATAAAAGAACTATTCATAGATATCGCAGGCAAATGAATTGTTTTAGGATCCTTTGCGGCCAATACATCTTTGTCTTCATAACTTAAACTGCGACCCGTTTTATACCGCAAGTTTAAACTTGTATCACGATCTCCAATAACTTTTGACGGATTCTTAACATTAATGGTTCCATGATCTGTAGTGATAATTAATTTGAAATCCATTTGCTGTGCTTGCTGAATCATTTCAAATAAAGGCGAATTTTTAAACCAGCTTTGTGTGAGTGATCGGTAGGCTTTATCGTTAGATGCTAATTCTTTTACCACATCCATTTCGGTTTTAGAATGCGAAAGCATATCTACAAAGTTGTAAACTACAACGGTTAAGTCATTGTCCTTAAGACCCTTGAAATTATCGGCTAACTTCTTTCCATCTTTTAAATTGGTGATCTTGTAATACTCATGTTTTAAGTGTGTTAAGCCTAAACGTTTCATTTGAGCATTTAAAAAATCATGCTCATGCATGTTTTTTCCACCCTCATCAGTATCGTTTTTCCAATATTCAGGATGGAGTTTTTCCATATCACTAGGCATTAGCCCAGAAAAAATGGCATTTCTTGCATATTGTGTTGCTGTTGGTAAAATACTATAGAAAGCTTCTTCACTTACTTTTTTATAGTGGTTTGCCACAGTAGGCTCAAAGGCTTTCCATTGGTCATAGCGTAAATTATCTATTACGACCAATAGTGTTGGTTGTTCTTTACTTAATTCTGGAACAATTTTATCTTTAAATAAAACGTGCGATAAGGTAGGGGCGTCAGTGTGTGCGTCAAACCAAGTAGGATAGTTTTTATCTATAAATTTTCCAAATTGAATATTTGCTTCGTTTTTTTGCGATTCTAAAATCTCAAACATTCCAGAATCTTCAATGTCTTCTAAGCGCATTTCCCAATAAACCAGTTTTTGATAGAGAGAAACCCATTCTTCATAAGAGTTTACCATTGCCATATCCATAGCAATTTTTCTGAATTCCTGCTGGTAGTTTGAAGTTGTTTTTTCTGAAACCAAACGAGAATGATCTAAATTCTTTTTTAAGCTTAATAAAATTTGATGCGGGTTTACTGGTTTTATGAGATAATCGGCAATCTTATTTCCAATCGCTTCCTCCATAATATACTCTTCTTCACTTTTAGTAATCATGACTACAGGTAGCTCATTTTGTTTCTCTTTAATTTCATTAAGGGTCTCTAAGCCTGTTAAACCAGGCATGTTCTCATCTAAAAAAACAATATCGAATTTCTGATCCTCAAGTATTTCTAATGCTTCAGTGCCGCTATTACAAGTGGTAACCGTATAGTTTTTTTGTTCTAAAAACAGGATGTGTGGTTTTAATAAATCAATTTCATCGTCAACCCAAAGTACTTTTATTTTATCCATGTATATTTGTTTATCTAAATCATTAAAAAAAATCGCCTTGCAACTAAGTAACAAGCTCAAAATATTAAACGACCCAATTTACGGATTTATTACTATCCCTAATTCTTTAATTTTCGATTTGATCGAGCATAAATATTTTCAACGTTTACGCCGAATCACCCAAATGGGGATGAGTTATTTAGTATATCCAGGAGCCCACCATACCCGTTTTCATCATGCGATAGGTTGCATGCATCTAATGCAAAAAGCAATACAAGTACTTCGTTTTAAAGGTGTTGAAATTAATTATGATGAACAGAACGCTTTATTAATTGCCATTCTTTTACATGATATAGGTCACGGGCCATTCTCACATGCCATGGAACATAGTATTGTAAATGGGGTCTCTCATGAGCATATTTCGATGCTCTTTATGGAAGAATTAAATACCGAATTTAACAACGATTTAACGTTAGCTATTAAGATTTTTAAGGGCGACTATCCGCGTAAGTTTATGTGTCAGTTAATATCCAGCCAGATAGATATGGACAGAGCAGATTATCTAAAACGGGACAGTTTTTATACTGGTGTTGCTGAGGGTAATATTAATAGCGAGCGTCTTATCACGATGCTTAATGTCAGAAATGACGAATTAGTTGTTGAGAATAAAGGCATTTATTCTGTTGAAAAGTTTCTAGTAGCGAGACGATTAATGTACTGGCAAGTCTATTTACATAAAACAAGTTTATCTGCAGAGCAATTATTGATTCGTGTTTTAAAGCGCGCTAAAGAATTAACTAAAAAAGGAGTAGTATTATCGGCTAGTAAGCCTTTGTTGTATTTTCTTCAGAACGAAATTGAGTTAAAGGATTTTACTTTAGAAAGTCTTGAAACTTTTTCAAAGCTAGATGATTACGATATTATCTCGGCAATGAAAGACTGGCAATATCATGACGATTTTGTATTGAAAAACCTTTGCAGTATGATTATTAATAGAGATTTGTTGAAAGTAAAAATTAAGAAGAAAGCGATCAAACCTTCTTTATTACTTCAACATAAAAAAGACTTAATTAAAAAATTTAATATTTCTGAAGCTGAGGCTGATTACTTCGTGTTTACTGGCGAAATTTCAAATCAGGCGTATACACTGAAAAAACAAGGAATAAGCATTTTACATAAAAACGGAAAGATTGAAGATATCGTTAAAGCTTCAGACCAATTAAATTTAAAAGCGCTTTCAAAAACTGTAACCAAATATTATATCTGTTATCCAAAGGAAAAATTGTGATTATTTTTTCTATTTTTGCGTGAGATGAAGTTTACAGCAGAACAAATAGCAGGTATTTTAGAAGGGGAGGTTGTGGGTGACCCATTAGCCGAAGTTTCTAAACTATCAAAAATAGAAGAAGGTATTGAAGGAGCCTTAACCTTTTTGGCAAATCCTAAGTACACACCTTATATTTATACGACTAAAGCTACGATTGCTATTGTTGGTAAAGATTTTAAACCAGAACAGGCAATTTCAGTAACTTTGATAAAGGTTGACGATGCTTATAAATCGTTTTCTAAGTTATTGGAATATTATAACCAGGTTAAGTTAAATAAATTTGGGATAGAACAACCTGTATCTATTTCAACATCAGCAACACTGGGGAAAGATGTTTATGTAGGTGCTTTTACCTATATTGGAGAGAATGTGAAAATTGGGGATAATGTTAAAATTTTCCCAAGTAGTTATATAGGTGATAATGTAACTATTGATAATGATACTGTTGTTTTTGCGGGAGCTAAGATTTATTCAGAATCTATAATTGGTAAAAATTGCGTCATCAATTCAGGAGCTATTATAGGAGCAGATGGATTTGGTTTTGCGCCTAATGCAGCTGGAGAATATAGTAAAATACCACAAATTGGTAATGTTATTTTAGAGGACTTTGTAGATATAGGGGCTGCGACGACTATAGACAGGGCTACTTTAGGGTCGACAATAATACGTCGTGGCGCTAAATTAGATAATCAAATTCAAATTGCTCATAACGTTGAAATAGGAAAGAACACAGTAATTGCAGCGCAAACGGGTGTTGCTGGCTCTACCAAAATAGGAGATAACTGCCAGATAGGTGGGCAAGTTGGTTTTGCTGGACATATTACCATTGGTAATAATGTAAAAATACAAGCGCAATCTGGAGTTGGTAGAAACATAAAGGATAATGAAATTTTGCAAGGCTCACCTGCATTTAGTTATGGTGATTGGAATAAGTCTTATGTATATTTTAAAAACTTGCCTAAAATGGCAAAAACCATAAACGATTTAGAAAAAAAAGGAAATGGCAATAGTTAATTCAGACATAAAACAAAAAACCATAGACAAAGAAGTCTCTTTAAAGGGGGTTGGTTTACACACTGGAAATGATGTAACACTAACATTTAAGCCAGCACCTGTTAATACAGGTTTTGCTTTTAAACGTATAGATTTAGAAGGTAGTCCAGTAATTGAAGCAGATGCTAATTATGTAACAAATACACTGCGTGGTACTTGTTTAGAAAAAAACGGAGTCATTATTCAAACTTGTGAACATGTGCTTGCGGCGTTTATAGGTATGGATATTGATAACGCAATAATCGAACTAGATAATGCAGAACCACCAATAATGGATGGCTCTTCAAAGTTTTTTGTAGAGGCTATTGAAAAAGCAGGAGTAGTGGAGCAGGAGAATTATCGTGAAGAGTATGTTGTAAAAGATGTTATTTCTTACACAGATGATGAAAGTGGAAGCGAAATCTTGGTAATGCCATCAAAAGAGTATCAAGTGACTACTATGGTAGACTTTGGTACTAAAGTTTTAGGCACTCAAAATGCGACACTAAATCATTTATCAGAATTTAAAGAACATATTTCAGATTCCAGAACATTTAGTTTTTTACATGAATTAGAGTCGCTTTTAGAGCATGGTTTGATTAAAGGGGGAGATTTAAATAATGCTATTGTTTATGTAGATAAGGAATTGTCTCCTGAAACAATGGAGAAACTAAAAATCGCCTTTGGCAAAGACAGTATTTCGGTAAAACCTAATGGGATTCTAGATAATTTAACGTTGCACTACCCTAATGAAGCAGCAAGACATAAGTTATTAGATGTTATTGGTGATTTAGCACTTATTGGGACGCGTATTCGTGGAAAAGTGATTGCAAATAAACCCGGACATTATATAAATACACAGTTTGCGAAAAAACTTTCAAAGATCATAAAAAACGAAAGAAGAAATAATGTTCCTGAAGTTGATTTAAATCAAACACCTGTCATGGATGTGAATCAAATTATGGATATGTTGCCTCATAGGCAACCCTTTCTATTAATAGATAAGATTTTTGAGCTATCGGAGAATAAGGTTGTTGGGATGAAAAACGTGACTATGAATGAGCCGTTTTTCGCAGGACACTTTCCAGGAGCTCCAGTTATGCCAGGGGTATTAATAGTTGAAGCTATGGCACAAACAGGAGGAATATTGGTGTTAAGCACTGTTCCTGATCCTGAGAATTATTTAACTTTTTTCATGAAAATAGACAAAGTAAAGTTCAAACAAAAAGTAGTGCCTGGCGATACTTTGATTTTTAACTGTTCTTTAATCACGCCGATAAGACGTGGTATTTGCCACATGCAGGGCTATGCTTACGCTAACGGCAAACTTTGTGCAGAAGCGGAGTTAATGGCGAAAATCACTAAAGTAAAAGAGTCTTAAAAAAAGCAAAGTCATCAAATTGTATTCTTTAAGAGTAAAACACTAAATTGCGAACACATTTTTACCATTTAATAAAAATAGTATTACAAAAATGAACCGAGCATAACACTAGTTTTTCATTTTATCGAAAACACTAAATTGCGAACACATTTTTACCATTTAATAAAATAGTATTACAAAAATGAACCGAGCATAACAAAGTTTTTCATTTTATCGAAAACACTAAATTGCGAACACATTTTTACCATTTAATAAAATAGTATTATAAAAATGAACCGAGCATAACACTAGTTTTTCATTTTATCGAAAACACTAAATTGCGAACACATTTTTACCATTTAATAAAATAGTATTACAAAAATGAACCAACCCCTAGCATACATACACCCAGGAGCTAAAATTGCTAAAAATGTAGTGATTGAGCCCTTTACAACAATTTCTAATAATGTAACCATTGGCGAAGGCTCATGGATTGGAAGTAATGTTACAATTATGGAAGGTGCTCGCATTGGCAAGAATTGTAATATTTTTCCAGGAGCAGTTATTTCTGCTGTACCTCAGGATTTAAAATATAATGATGAAGACACAACAACCGAGATTGGAGACAACGTTACTATTCGGGAGTGTGTAACAATTAACCGCGGCACGACAGACCGAATGAAAACGGTTATTGGTAATAATTGTTTGATTATGGCCTATAGCCATATTGCACACGATTGTATTGTTGGTAATAATTGTATTTTTTCAAATAACAGTACATTAGCTGGGCATATTAATGTTGGAGATTATGTTGTATTAGCTGGAATGACAGCTGTACATCAATTTTGCTCTATAGGTAGTCACGCCTTTGTTACTGGTGGTTCTTTGGTGCGAAAAGATGTGCCGCCATTTGTAAAAGCTGGTCGTGAGCCATTGTCTTATGTAGGAATCAATTCTGTTGGTTTAAGACGAAGAGGATACACTACAGAAAAGATAACAGAGATTCAGGAAATTTTTAGAATATTATACCAAAAAAACTATAACACTACTCAAGCTTCAAATATTATTGAAGCGGAAATGGAAGCAACTACAGAGCGAGATGAAATTCTACAGTTCATAAAGAACTCGCATCGCGGCATTATGAAGGGTTACTTCAAATCAAATTAAATAAAATAAAAATTATGGCTAGTACTTCAGATATTAGAAACGGATTATGTATCAAATATAATAATGATATTTATAAAATAATTGAGTTTTTACATGTTAAGCCTGGAAAAGGTCCAGCGTTTGTAAGAACAAAAATGAAAAGTGTTACCAACGGAAAAGTTTTAGATAACACCTTTTCTGCAGGACACAAAATTGAAGATGTTCGCGTAGAAACACATAAATTTCAGTTTTTATATCATGACGGAGAATTCTATCATTTTATGAATCAGGAAGATTTTACACAAATTAGTTTATTAGAAGCTGCGCTAGACAAGCCAGAACTAATGAAAGAAGGAGAGGTTGTTACGGTATTAATTAATACCGAAGATAACATGCCGCTTTCTGTTGACTTGCCGGCAAATGTCGTTTTAGAAGTCACTGCTACAGAGCCAGGTGTTAAAGGTAACACGGCAACTAACGCAACTAAACCAGCAACAGTAGAAACAGGAGCAGAGGTTAATGTCCCTTTATTTATTAATGAAGGAGACAAAATTAAAATCGAAACCGATAAAGGAACCTATAAAGAACGTGTTAAAGAATAGTTTTAATTGAAATTCTCTAAATCATATAATCTCAAAGAGATAGCTCAAATTATTAATTGTAATTATGTTGGAGCAGACGATTTTCAGGTTTTTGGAATGAACGAAATTCATGTCGTCGAAACCGGAGATATTGTTTTTGTTGATCACCCTAAATATTACGATAAAGCATTGCAATCTGCAGCAACTGTTATTTTAATTAATAAAGAAGTAACCTGTCCTGAAGGCAAGGCATTATTAATTAGTGATGATCCATTTAGGGATTTCAACACATTAACACGTCATTTTAAACCGTTTCAAACTGTAAATGTGAGTATTTCACCTTCGGCAAAAATTGGAAAAAACACAATAATACAGCCTAACTGTTTTATTGGAAATAATGTGACTATTGGTGATGATTGTGTAATACATGCCAATGTTACTATTTATGATGATGCTGTTATTGGAAACCATGTAACAATCCATTCAGGCACTATTCTAGGAGCTAGTGCTTTTTATTATAAAAACAGACCTACTGGTTTCGATCAATTATTTTCTGGTGGTCGCGTAGTGATTGAAGACCATGTTGATATTGGGGCCTTATGTACTATTGATAAAGGGGTTACTGGAGATACAACTATTGGTGCTGGTTCTAAACTAGACAATCAAATTCAAGTTGGGCACGATACAGTTATTGGTAAAAAATGTTTGATAGCCTCGCAAGTTGGGATTGCAGGGTGCTGTATCATTGAAGACGAAGTTACTATTTGGGGACAGGTGGGAACAAATAGCGGTATCACGATTGGAAAAAAAGCTGTTATTCTTGGTCAAACAGGAGTAACTAAATCTGTAGCAGGAGGTAAAAGTTATTTTGGGACTCCAATAGAAGAATCAAGAGTTAAATTAAAGGAATTGGCTTACGTTAAACAGATTCCGAATATTATTGATCAGTTAAAAAACAAATAAATGTCTGCAAAAGAAATAGTTAAAGCCTTTTACGATTTAGATTTAGCTAAAGAAAGTAATGCGATAAAAATGGTGCATAAAGACTGTGTGTTACATTGGAACAGTAGTAAGGGCTTTACTGAAATGAATTATAATGAGATTAGTGCTATGCTGCTAAACATTCGTGAATCATTTTTGTCATTTAAGTACAAATTAAGTCATTTGTTGGAAGATGGGAATACTGTAACTGCCAGATATACAGTATATACTACAAATATTGAGACACCGTTTAAAGAAGATGCTTTAGCACATTTTATTTCTATTTGGGAAGTTAAAAATAATAAATTATATAAGGGTTGGGAAGTAAGTCAGTTGGTAGACGACAATCCTAAAAACATATCTTCATATTCAGAAATAAAAATTTAAATAGATTAAAAAAATAGCCATCAAAAACTTACTTTTGTGGCGAATTAAATAAAAACAACTCCATTATAATTTCCTTTTAGGAAAGGTCTGAAAGACAATGGAACAAAAATTAAACAAATGAGCGTTTTAGTAAACAAAGATTCAAAAATAATAGTTCAAGGTTTTACAGGTAGTGAAGGGACTTTTCACGCTGAACAAATGATTGAGTATGGAACAAATGTTGTAGGTGGTGTTACTCCGGGAAAAGGAGGGCAATCACATTTAAATAGACCAGTTTTCAACACTGTTGAAGAGGCTGTACAGAAAGAGGGCGCAGACACAAGCATTATTTTTGTACCACCTGCTTTTGCTGCAGATGCTATTATGGAAGCTGCAGATGCTGGGATAAAAGTAATCATTTGTATTACAGAAGGGATTCCTGTTTCAGATATGATTAAAGCTGCAGATTATATAAAAGGAAAAGATTGCCGCTTGGTAGGACCTAATTGTCCGGGTGTTATTACTCCTGGTGAAGCAAAAGTAGGTATTATGCCAGGTTTTGTTTTCAAAAAAGGAAAAGTAGGTATCGTTTCGAAATCAGGAACGTTAACTTATGAAGCTGCAGATCAAGTAGTAAAGCAAGGCTTAGGAATTACTACAGCTATAGGTATTGGAGGAGATCCAATTATCGGAACAACGACTAAAGAAGCTGTTGAGTTACTAATTAATGATCCTGAAACCGAGTGTGTAGTCATGATTGGTGAAATTGGAGGTCAATTAGAAGCCGATGCGGCCAATTGGTACAAAGCAAGTGGAAGCAAAAAACCAATTATTGGTTTCATTGCTGGAGAAACAGCACCGGCAGGACGTACAATGGGACATGCTGGAGCTATAGTTGGCGGAAGCGATGATACAGCACAAGCTAAAAAAGAAATTATGAGAGCTTGTGGTATTCACGTAGTAGACTCACCTGCTGAAATTGGTAAA
It contains:
- the efp gene encoding elongation factor P, which gives rise to MASTSDIRNGLCIKYNNDIYKIIEFLHVKPGKGPAFVRTKMKSVTNGKVLDNTFSAGHKIEDVRVETHKFQFLYHDGEFYHFMNQEDFTQISLLEAALDKPELMKEGEVVTVLINTEDNMPLSVDLPANVVLEVTATEPGVKGNTATNATKPATVETGAEVNVPLFINEGDKIKIETDKGTYKERVKE
- a CDS encoding nuclear transport factor 2 family protein, yielding MSAKEIVKAFYDLDLAKESNAIKMVHKDCVLHWNSSKGFTEMNYNEISAMLLNIRESFLSFKYKLSHLLEDGNTVTARYTVYTTNIETPFKEDALAHFISIWEVKNNKLYKGWEVSQLVDDNPKNISSYSEIKI
- the tsaE gene encoding tRNA (adenosine(37)-N6)-threonylcarbamoyltransferase complex ATPase subunit type 1 TsaE → MQITYTLDELNQVAKKIIEKSTSKVLLFDAEMGMGKTTLIKAIVKTLGSNDTVSSPTFSLVNEYRVDETIIYHFDLYRVETEEELYDFGIEDYLNRDAWLLIEWPEIITPLLLEDYHIIKITSEKTEERNLTLTG
- a CDS encoding bifunctional UDP-3-O-[3-hydroxymyristoyl] N-acetylglucosamine deacetylase/3-hydroxyacyl-ACP dehydratase, with product MAIVNSDIKQKTIDKEVSLKGVGLHTGNDVTLTFKPAPVNTGFAFKRIDLEGSPVIEADANYVTNTLRGTCLEKNGVIIQTCEHVLAAFIGMDIDNAIIELDNAEPPIMDGSSKFFVEAIEKAGVVEQENYREEYVVKDVISYTDDESGSEILVMPSKEYQVTTMVDFGTKVLGTQNATLNHLSEFKEHISDSRTFSFLHELESLLEHGLIKGGDLNNAIVYVDKELSPETMEKLKIAFGKDSISVKPNGILDNLTLHYPNEAARHKLLDVIGDLALIGTRIRGKVIANKPGHYINTQFAKKLSKIIKNERRNNVPEVDLNQTPVMDVNQIMDMLPHRQPFLLIDKIFELSENKVVGMKNVTMNEPFFAGHFPGAPVMPGVLIVEAMAQTGGILVLSTVPDPENYLTFFMKIDKVKFKQKVVPGDTLIFNCSLITPIRRGICHMQGYAYANGKLCAEAELMAKITKVKES
- a CDS encoding UDP-3-O-(3-hydroxymyristoyl)glucosamine N-acyltransferase, which translates into the protein MKFSKSYNLKEIAQIINCNYVGADDFQVFGMNEIHVVETGDIVFVDHPKYYDKALQSAATVILINKEVTCPEGKALLISDDPFRDFNTLTRHFKPFQTVNVSISPSAKIGKNTIIQPNCFIGNNVTIGDDCVIHANVTIYDDAVIGNHVTIHSGTILGASAFYYKNRPTGFDQLFSGGRVVIEDHVDIGALCTIDKGVTGDTTIGAGSKLDNQIQVGHDTVIGKKCLIASQVGIAGCCIIEDEVTIWGQVGTNSGITIGKKAVILGQTGVTKSVAGGKSYFGTPIEESRVKLKELAYVKQIPNIIDQLKNK
- a CDS encoding bifunctional response regulator/alkaline phosphatase family protein, with translation MDKIKVLWVDDEIDLLKPHILFLEQKNYTVTTCNSGTEALEILEDQKFDIVFLDENMPGLTGLETLNEIKEKQNELPVVMITKSEEEYIMEEAIGNKIADYLIKPVNPHQILLSLKKNLDHSRLVSEKTTSNYQQEFRKIAMDMAMVNSYEEWVSLYQKLVYWEMRLEDIEDSGMFEILESQKNEANIQFGKFIDKNYPTWFDAHTDAPTLSHVLFKDKIVPELSKEQPTLLVVIDNLRYDQWKAFEPTVANHYKKVSEEAFYSILPTATQYARNAIFSGLMPSDMEKLHPEYWKNDTDEGGKNMHEHDFLNAQMKRLGLTHLKHEYYKITNLKDGKKLADNFKGLKDNDLTVVVYNFVDMLSHSKTEMDVVKELASNDKAYRSLTQSWFKNSPLFEMIQQAQQMDFKLIITTDHGTINVKNPSKVIGDRDTSLNLRYKTGRSLSYEDKDVLAAKDPKTIHLPAISMNSSFIFAKSDLFFAYPNNYNHYVSYFRNTYQHGGVSLEEMIIPFVVLNPK
- the lpxA gene encoding acyl-ACP--UDP-N-acetylglucosamine O-acyltransferase, whose product is MNQPLAYIHPGAKIAKNVVIEPFTTISNNVTIGEGSWIGSNVTIMEGARIGKNCNIFPGAVISAVPQDLKYNDEDTTTEIGDNVTIRECVTINRGTTDRMKTVIGNNCLIMAYSHIAHDCIVGNNCIFSNNSTLAGHINVGDYVVLAGMTAVHQFCSIGSHAFVTGGSLVRKDVPPFVKAGREPLSYVGINSVGLRRRGYTTEKITEIQEIFRILYQKNYNTTQASNIIEAEMEATTERDEILQFIKNSHRGIMKGYFKSN
- the sucD gene encoding succinate--CoA ligase subunit alpha; the encoded protein is MSVLVNKDSKIIVQGFTGSEGTFHAEQMIEYGTNVVGGVTPGKGGQSHLNRPVFNTVEEAVQKEGADTSIIFVPPAFAADAIMEAADAGIKVIICITEGIPVSDMIKAADYIKGKDCRLVGPNCPGVITPGEAKVGIMPGFVFKKGKVGIVSKSGTLTYEAADQVVKQGLGITTAIGIGGDPIIGTTTKEAVELLINDPETECVVMIGEIGGQLEADAANWYKASGSKKPIIGFIAGETAPAGRTMGHAGAIVGGSDDTAQAKKEIMRACGIHVVDSPAEIGKKVAEVLG
- a CDS encoding HD domain-containing protein, producing the protein MQLSNKLKILNDPIYGFITIPNSLIFDLIEHKYFQRLRRITQMGMSYLVYPGAHHTRFHHAIGCMHLMQKAIQVLRFKGVEINYDEQNALLIAILLHDIGHGPFSHAMEHSIVNGVSHEHISMLFMEELNTEFNNDLTLAIKIFKGDYPRKFMCQLISSQIDMDRADYLKRDSFYTGVAEGNINSERLITMLNVRNDELVVENKGIYSVEKFLVARRLMYWQVYLHKTSLSAEQLLIRVLKRAKELTKKGVVLSASKPLLYFLQNEIELKDFTLESLETFSKLDDYDIISAMKDWQYHDDFVLKNLCSMIINRDLLKVKIKKKAIKPSLLLQHKKDLIKKFNISEAEADYFVFTGEISNQAYTLKKQGISILHKNGKIEDIVKASDQLNLKALSKTVTKYYICYPKEKL
- the lpxD gene encoding UDP-3-O-(3-hydroxymyristoyl)glucosamine N-acyltransferase translates to MKFTAEQIAGILEGEVVGDPLAEVSKLSKIEEGIEGALTFLANPKYTPYIYTTKATIAIVGKDFKPEQAISVTLIKVDDAYKSFSKLLEYYNQVKLNKFGIEQPVSISTSATLGKDVYVGAFTYIGENVKIGDNVKIFPSSYIGDNVTIDNDTVVFAGAKIYSESIIGKNCVINSGAIIGADGFGFAPNAAGEYSKIPQIGNVILEDFVDIGAATTIDRATLGSTIIRRGAKLDNQIQIAHNVEIGKNTVIAAQTGVAGSTKIGDNCQIGGQVGFAGHITIGNNVKIQAQSGVGRNIKDNEILQGSPAFSYGDWNKSYVYFKNLPKMAKTINDLEKKGNGNS